A section of the Lepus europaeus isolate LE1 chromosome 19, mLepTim1.pri, whole genome shotgun sequence genome encodes:
- the RABAC1 gene encoding prenylated Rab acceptor protein 1, with translation MAAPKDQQKEAEAEGLSATTLLPKLIPSGAGREWLERRRATIRPWGAFVDQRRFSRPRNLGELCQRLVRNVEYYQSNYVFVFLGLILYCVVTSPMLLVALAVFFGACYILYLRTLQSKLVLFGREVSPAHQYALAGGVSFPFFWLAGAGSAVFWVLGATLVVIGSHAAFHKVEAVDAEELHMEPLEPV, from the exons ATGGCGGCCCCGAAGGACCAGCAGAAGGAGGCCGAGGCCGAAGGGCTGAGCGCCAC gacCCTGCTGCCGAAGCTGATTCCGTCCGGCGCCGGCCGCGAGTGGCTGGAGCGGCGCCGGGCGACCATCCGGCCGTGGGGCGCCTTCGTGGACCAGCGGCGTTTCTCGCGGCCCCGCAACCTGGGCGAGCTGTGCCAGCGCCTGGTCCGCAACGTGGAGTACTACCAGAGCAACTACGTGTTCGTGTTCCTCGGCCTCATCCTGTACTGCGT GGTGACGTCGCCCATGCTGCTGGTGGCCCTGGCCGTCTTCTTCGGCGCCTGCTACATTCTGTACCTGCGCACCTTGCAGTCCAAGCTCGTGCTCTTCG GCCGTGAGGTGAGCCCAGCCCATCAGTACGCTCTGGCCGGAGGCgtctccttccccttcttctgGCTGGCTGGGGCCGGCTCCGCTGTCTTCTGGGTGCTGG GGGCCACCCTGGTGGTCATCGGCTCCCACGCCGCCTTCCACAAGGTGGAGGCCGTGGACGCGGAGGAGCTGCAcatggagcccctggagcccgtGTGA
- the ATP1A3 gene encoding sodium/potassium-transporting ATPase subunit alpha-3, which translates to MGDKKDDKGSPKKNKGKERRDLDDLKKEVAMTEHKMSVEEVCRKYNTDCVQGLTHSKAQEILARDGPNALTPPPTTPEWVKFCRQLFGGFSILLWIGAILCFLAYGIQAGTEDDPSGDNLYLGIVLAAVVIITGCFSYYQEAKSSKIMESFKNMVPQQALVIREGEKMQVNAEEVVVGDLVEIKGGDRVPADLRIISAHGCKVDNSSLTGESEPQTRSPDCTHDNPLETRNITFFSTNCVEGTARGVVVATGDRTVMGRIATLASGLEVGKTPIAIEIEHFIQLITGVAVFLGVSFFILSLILGYTWLEAVIFLIGIIVANVPEGLLATVTVCLTLTAKRMARKNCLVKNLEAVETLGSTSTICSDKTGTLTQNRMTVAHMWFDNQIHEADTTEDQSGTSFDKSSHTWVALSHIAGLCNRAVFKGGQDNIPVLKRDVAGDASESALLKCIELSSGSVKLMRERNKKVAEIPFNSTNKYQLSIHETEDPNDNRYLLVMKGAPERILDRCSTILLQGKEQPLDEEMKEAFQNAYLELGGLGERVLGFCHYYLPEEQFPKGFAFDCDDVNFTTDTLCFVGLMSMIDPPRAAVPDAVGKCRSAGIKVIMVTGDHPITAKAIAKGVGIISEGNETVEDIAARLNIPVSQVNPRDAKACVIHGTDLKDFTSEQIDEILQNHTEIVFARTSPQQKLIIVEGCQRQGAIVAVTGDGVNDSPALKKADIGVAMGIAGSDVSKQAADMILLDDNFASIVTGVEEGRLIFDNLKKSIAYTLTSNIPEITPFLLFIMANIPLPLGTITILCIDLGTDMVPAISLAYEAAESDIMKRQPRNPRTDKLVNERLISMAYGQIGMIQALGGFFSYFVILAENGFLPGNLVGIRLNWDDRTVNDLEDSYGQQWTYEQRKVVEFTCHTAFFVSIVVVQWADLIICKTRRNSVFQQGMKNKILIFGLFEETALAAFLSYCPGMDVALRMYPLKPSWWFCAFPYSFLIFVYDEIRKLILRRNPGGWVEKETYY; encoded by the exons ATGGGG GACAAGAAAGATGACAAGGGCTCGCCCAAGAAGAACAAGGGCAAGGAGCGCCGCGACCTGGACGACCTCAAGAAGGAGGTGGCTATG ACAGAGCACAAGATGTCGGTGGAGGAAGTGTGCCGGAAGTACAACACGGACTGCGTGCAG GGTCTGACACACAGCAAAGCCCAGGAGATCCTGGCCAGGGACGGGCCGAATGCGCTCACACCGCCCCCGACCACCCCGGAGTGGGTCAAGTTCTGCCGACAGCTCTTCGGGGGCTTCTCCATCCTGCTGTGgattggggccatcctctgcttcctggcttacgGCATCCAGGCGGGCACGGAGGACGACCCCTCTGGTGACAAC CTGTACCTGGGCATCGTGCTGGCCGCCGTGGTCATCATCACCGGCTGCTTCTCCTACTACCAGGAGGCCAAGAGCTCCAAGATCATGGAGTCCTTCAAGAACATGGTTCCACAG CAAGCCCTGGTGATCCGGGAAGGGGAGAAGATGCAGGTGAACGCCGAGGAGGTGGTGGTCGGGGACCTGGTGGAGATCAAGGGCGGAGACCGAGTCCCAGCCGACCTGCGCATCATCTCAGCCCATGGCTGCAAG GTGGACAATTCCTCCCTGACCGGCGAATCCGAGCCCCAGACCCGCTCTCCTGACTGCACGCACGACAACCCCCTGGAGACGCGCAACATCACCTTCTTCTCCACCAACTGCGTGGAAG GCACGGCCCGGGGCGTGGTGGTGGCCACGGGGGACCGCACCGTCATGGGCCGCATCGCCACGCTGGCTTCGGGCCTGGAGGTGGGCAAGACGCCCATCGCCATCGAGATCGAGCACTTCATCCAGCTGATCACCGGCGTGGCCGTCTTCCTGGGCGTGTCCTTCTTCATCCTCTCCCTCATCCTCGGCTACACCTGGCTCGAGGCCGTCATCTTCCTCATCGGCATCATCGTGGCCAATGTCCCGGAGGGCCTGCTGGCCACTGTCACC GTGTGTCTGACGCTGACGGCCAAGCGCATGGCCCGCAAGAACTGCCTGGTGAAGAACCTGGAGGCGGTGGAGACCCTGGGCTCCACGTCCACCATCTGCTCCGACAAGACCGGGACCCTCACCCAGAACCGCATGACGGTCGCCCACATGTGGTTCGACAACCAGATCCACGAGGCCGACACCACCGAGGACCAGTCTG GGACCTCCTTCGACAAGAGCTCACACACCTGGGTGGCGCTGTCCCACATCGCAGGGCTTTGCAACCGCGCCGTCTTCAAAGGCGGCCAGGACAACATCCCTGTCCTCAAG aGGGACGTGGCCGGCGACGCCTCCGAGTCAGCCCTGCTCAAGTGCATCGAGCTGTCCTCGGGCTCCGTGAAGCTGATGCGCGAGCGCAACAAGAAAGTGGCCGAGATCCCCTTCAACTCCACCAACAAGTACCAG ctctccaTCCATGAGACCGAGGACCCCAACGACAACCGGTACCTGCTGGTGATGAAGGGCGCCCCCGAGCGCATCCTCGACCGCTGCTCCACCATCCTGCTGCAGGGCAAGGAGCAGCCGCTGGACGAGGAGATGAAGGAGGCCTTCCAGAACGCCTACCTGGAGCTGGGCGGCCTGGGCGAGCGCGTGCTGG GCTTCTGCCACTACTACCTGCCCGAGGAGCAGTTCCCCAAGGGCTTCGCCTTCGACTGTGACGACGTGAACTTCACCACGGACACCCTGTGCTTCGTGGGCCTCATGTCCATGATCGACCCGCCCCGGGCAGCCGTCCCGGACGCCGTGGGCAaatgccgcagtgccggcatcaag GTCATCATGGTCACCGGCGATCACCCCATCACGGCCAAGGCCATCGCCAAGGGCGTGGGCATCATCTCCGAGGGCAACGAGACCGTGGAGGACATCGCTGCCCGGCTCAACATTCCCGTCAGCCAGGTCAACCCCCG GGACGCCAAGGCCTGCGTGATCCACGGCACCGACCTCAAGGACTTCACCTCGGAGCAGATAGACGAGATCCTGCAGAACCACACGGAGATCGTGTTCGCCCGCACGTCCCCCCAGCAGAAGCTCATCATCGTGGAGGGCTGCCAGAGACAG ggCGCCATCGTGGCCGTCACGGGCGATGGGGTGAACGACTCCCCGGCCCTGAAGAAGGCAGACATCGGGGTGGCCATGGGCATCGCCGGCTCCGACGTCTCCAAGCAGGCGGCGGACATGATCCTCCTGGACGACAACTTCGCCTCCATTGTCACCGGCGTGGAAGAGG GCCGCCTGATCTTCGACAACCTGAAGAAATCCATCGCCTACACCCTGACCAGCAACATCCCCGAGATCACCCCCTTCCTGCTGTTCATCATGGCCAACATCCCGCTGCCCCTGGGCACCATCACCATCCTCTGCATCGACCTGGGCACCGACATG GTCCCCGCCATCTCCTTGGCCTACGAGGCAGCTGAGAGCGACATCATGAAGAGGCAGCCCAGGAACCCGCGCACCGACAAGCTGGTCAACGAGAGGCTGATCAGCATGGCCTACGGCCAGATTG gaaTGATCCAGGCTCTCGGCGGCTTCTTCTCCTACTTTGTGATCCTGGCTGAAAACGGCTTCCTGCCCGGCAACCTGGTGGGCATCCGGCTGAACTGGGACGACCGCACGGTCAACGACCTGGAGGACAGCTACGGACAGCAGTGG ACTTACGAGCAGAGGAAGGTGGTGGAGTTCACCTGCCACACGGCCTTCTTCGTGAGCatcgtggtggtgcagtgggccgACCTGATCATCTGCAAGACGCGCAGGAACTCGGTCTTCCAGCAGGGCATGAA GAACAAGATCCTCATCTTCGGGCTGTTTGAGGAGACGGCGCTCGCAGCCTTCCTGTCCTACTGCCCCGGCATGGACGTGGCCCTCCGCATGTACCCGCTCAA gcCCAGCTGGTGGTTCTGTGCCTTCCCGTACAGTTTCCTGATCTTCGTCTACGATGAAATTCGCAAGCTCATCCTGCGCAGGAACCCCGGGG gtTGGGTGGAGAAAGAAACCTACTACTGA